The candidate division KSB1 bacterium genome includes the window GGATAGAAAATGCTGGGACCGATTACCACCGGAAGATCGGCTAAAAACAGAATATCCGCCAACATCTGATCCAGCGTATCCTCTGGCAGGCCAAGGATCAAATAGGCGACGACCTTCAATCCATAGTGTTGTGCCCAAAAAACCACTTTGGAAAAATGCTGATATGATTGGTGTCGCGTGATCTCCTGCTGGACCTTGGGGCTGCCGCTCACCAGCGGGATATTGAGCCATTCAAATCCCGCAGCTTTCATGATTCGGACCAGATCCTCATCCAACGAATCGGCCAGCACCCCATTCATCGCTGACAGTTTGAGCGGATAGCCGGAAAAGCGATCGATTACCTTCTGAAACAACTGCTTCGCCCGCTCGCGATCGGCAGTCAGATGGTCATCTTCGAAGTCAAAGTGGCGAATGCCGTTTTTTATTCCCAATTCTATCTCATCGAGCACCCGATCAACCGAGCGAAATCGGACCCTTTTGCCCATCACTTTGGCGATCGAGCAGAAATTGCAATTTTTAGGGCAGCCGCGCGAAGTAATCAACATCGCCATCTTCTCGTTCTGGGTTAGCACGGGAAGATCATCAAGATTTTCAATATAAGTTCGGATAGGATTGACGAAAATCTTCCCATCATCCTTATACGCCAAACCATCAATGGCTTTCAATGCACCTGGGTTATTACTGATCAGGGCTGCGATCAGCTTGAGCACTCGCTCTTCTCCTTCGCCAAGGATTGCAAAATCGAAATAGCCTGATTTCAACACCTCGATTGGCGCGGCTGTGACATGATGCCCCCCAGCTACAATAGGAACCTCAGGAAAAACCGCCTTGCACAATCGCGCCGTCTCTAATGCGGTATTAAAATAAGGGGTGAAATTGCAGGAAATCCCCACCAGATCAGGCTGATAATCGCGAATCCGCTGAGCAATCTGATCAAAATTTAGACCGAAATGCCGATAATGAGTGAACAGCTTAAAGGGACTCAGGTCATTGGGATGGTAATAAGATTTCAGATGAGCGAGTGGTTTAGGAACAGGAATGGTGTGCTTTTGAGGGCTGGCTAAGCAATCCAGCAGATGAGTCTCAAAGCCGGCCCGATCGAGCATCGCCTGAATATATTTTAACCCGAGCGGTTGCTGCCGAATCTCCGTTTGATAGAAATCCTGAATCGGCGGATTGATAAGTAGGATTTTCTTGATCGGATCCATACCAAAGTTGCTCTGAACTGAATTACACCGGCACAAAGTTATGTCGACGGGGCCATTGGATCTTCTCTCGAATCAATCGGAACGTCCGGATCTGGTACGGAGCAATTTCGATTTCAAAGCCATTCTCGGAAAGCTCAATTTGAGATGTTGCTAAATCTCGCTCCAGCAGATCCGTTTCATTCGCTTGGCTGATACTAAAAGCGAACTTAAATTTCGCCTTCGTTGCTTTGCCATGCGTCTCGTAGCAGCGCAGGATCAGGGAATCGTCATCCTCAGATTGTTTAAGCGCCGTAATGATAATGTTCTCTGCCGAACATTGGATAAACGAATGCTCCAGCGGCAATGTGCCTGGGTGCCGATCTGTCATTGCCGCAAGCAATGGCTGATTCAATTCATAACCAGCACGCAGCGAATTGGCTGAGCGCCATTCGCCTGTGTGAGGCAGCAATGCGTATTTGAAATGATGGACGCCTTTATCTGGGATTGGGTCTGGCTCGTAAGAGCAGCGCAGCAGCGATAGCCGTATCTCGGTCTGATTGACATCGCAGCCGTATTTGCAATCGTTCAGTAAGCTCACCCCGTGTTCGGCATCGCTCAGATCCAGCCATTTTTGTGTAGGATATTCATGACCATTGGTTGGCCGTTCAATGGTCCCAAATGGCAGTTCAAAGTGGGCGCGGCTATTGGACGTCAGATTCAGTGGAAATGTGGCTTTCAAAAATAAGTTCCCCGTTTGTCTACTACCGACCTCCTGCCAATCTACAGTGCTGGGAAATTCGATCCGCGCCAATTTGCTGTAAATCGCCACACGCTGGATAAAAGTTGACTGTCGAAATCGGTGCACAATCTGAATCAGATACCGAATCGGCCCCCGCTCCAGAATTTCGATCCTGTCTGGCCGAGTCAACTCGATCGTCTCAGCGATCGGCCCAATCACCCAGGCGGACATGTCATGCGGTTGTTCCTGCAATAATTGAAACCGATTGGCTCTGCTTCCTGGGCGAATAAACTCCTTCCCATCGATTTTTAAAATAACGCTCGAAAGCTGGCCAGACTGCTCATCCAGCGCAATGCGATAATGCTGATTTTCGATGAGAACGTTATTATGGATGATTAGATCCGTTTTATAGCTCGGTTCATGGTCTATTCTGCGCCATCCGTAGGTCTTATATCCCATGGAAGGAACCGTATCGGCAATAAAAATCACTGTTGCGCCATCACACTGACGCTCAATTACTTGGCTCGGAACAATCTGACCATCTCGATTCAAGATTTCTGGCCATTCATTGGATAAAATCGGGAGCATGACACTCACTACATCCGTCCGTTCCCAATTGCTTGGATTAAAAACGACTATGGGGGATGATTCGCTCTTTTCTGTATCGATCTGATTGGCGATCGTTGCGAGGCTCAATTGTAACGCCTGCTGGCCCGCCCGAAGAAACCCATCGGTGATCGGGATTGCTTCCTGATAAGTAGCATGAATCGCTGACCCAGGCAGAATATCATGAAATTGATTGAAGCAAGCGCGCTCCCAGCCCTCATCGAGAATGAATTTGGGATAAGGTAGTTCAAAAGGCAACGCCATGCTAGCATAGAATTCTAACAACGGGAACAGATTTTCACACCGGCGATTGCGCAGTTTGATATCGGCATGGGTTGTATAACAGCCCTCAAAGATGAATTGCAACTCATCTTTGACCACTGGGAGATTGGGATATTTGGCAGCCACCGTGTCAAAATAGTTTTCAACGGTATTGAATTTGATTGATGGAAGATGTGGATTGGCCCCGATAGCTAGCCCTCGCTCGATGTCGCGGGCCGTTGGACCGCCTCCATGATCGCCAACGCCGTAGACGTGCACATAATCCCGGATCCCCTGCTTTCGAAACAGTTCAAAACCATAATTCGGAGTGTCATACCCAATCGAACCGTTGTAATTGGGTGTGGTAGCTGCCAGCACCCGCGAGCCATCCGGCCCTTCCCACCAAAATACATGGGGATTATCTTTGCCGCAACGCATGAAGTAATAATATTTCACACCACATTTCTTGAGAATCTGGGGCATGGTCCACACGTGCCCAAACAGGTCGGGTTGCCAACAGACCTTCGGCTCTACACCGAAGTGTTTCTTTAAGAACCGATTGGCCAAAAGGAATTGCCTGACCAGCGATTCCCCTCCAGCCATATTTTCATCTCCCTCAACCCACATGGCCGCGGTGATCTCCCATTGACCCTTGTGCACAAAGTTCCGAATCCGTTCGAATAAATCGGGGCGCGTCTTCATGACCGCTTTATAGATGGATACTTGGCTCTGCGAAAAGGTGAAAAACCGATATTTCTCCATCAGCTTGGTCATCGTCTCGAAATCGCGCTGACAAATCGCCACAGTTTCGTTCCAAACCCAGAGCCAGTTCATATCGATATGCGCATGGCCGATGAAGTGAATCGTGAAGTTTTTCACCTGCTTGAGGATCGGGGCCAGAATCTTGCCCACCTCAGTCAAAGATTTATTGAAGCCTTCATCATCATTTTCGATATACTTTGTGACGTTCAGTGCCTTCTTTGCTTGTTCAATGAGCTGGCGCCAGCCTTCAGTTTTCTCAACCTGCAAATTTAGCAACTTCTCTGCTATTTGTATCTCTGGGGAGATCCGAGTTGGCTCGATATGCTGGAGTTTCACCCTTCTGAAATCATCCCAATAAATGGCTTTGACCACCTCATTAAAAAATGCCAAGCTCATTTTTACCGTTATTATTTTTGGGTCACCCTCTCGATAAAAAGAGTGGATAACTTCGCCGTTACGTGTGATGCAAATATTTTTGAAACAAGCAATGTAAGTTCCAGCTACTGGCGAGACAACCGCGACCTGGACGCTTTCCACAGTTTCGCCCACCAGATTGGTCAACGCCATTTTGCGGTGATACCAGGTATCCACTGCATCGTAAAGGTTGGTCATCGGATGAGACCACATATCATGCTGGTCGAATACCATAGAATCCCGCATCGCTCGACCAGAGAGGAAATGCACATCCACTCCCGCCTGGCTGAGCGGCGAGCTGAGATCGATGTAAATATCGTACTCGAGAAAATCTCCGGGTTGAATTGTAATGGGATCATTGGCAATGGTAACGTAGCTATAACCTAGGGGATGACCATTGGTCTCGGTTTTAAAGAAAAGCACATTAGGTAGATTCGGCTGGCTCACGCTGGTGTCCCTTTGTTTAATTTTTCGTTCGATTTCTGCAACACAAATCAGTGTCATTCCGAGCAAAGCGAGGAATCTTACAATTCACCAAGCACCTAAATCGCTTCACTTCTTCCTCTGAGGGCTTCAGAATGCCGTAGAACTTTCAATACGGAAAACTTTATTTAAAAAAATTTTTTCCACATGTATTGAAAATTTGATACGAAATGTCTCCAGAATTTCTTGAGATCATGTGGCACTCTCTCGCTCACGAAAATAATTGGCAGGAAAAATACACAAATTTGCAATCAGAATCAAGCGAAAATTCGAGGGAAAATGGGGCAGGCGCGATGCACTCCCACAGAAAAGAAATCCCACAGAAATGACGAAACCTGCTATTAATGAGAAATCTAGTCATGATATGTTTTATTCGGGCATTGCTCAATTCTGTGGGATTACAATTCCGTGCGACAAGAGATCTGTATTTCAAGGGATCATTTCAATTTAAACCTTACGGGTACATGGATCCATGTATCGACTGGCTTTCCTTTTAGCTTTGCAGGTTTCCATTTGACCGAGCGAATGGCCTCCATTGCAGCGTTATTGCAGGCATCATCGACAGTAGAAGAGAAAACCTTTGTCTCTCGGACTTCGCCTTGGTCGTTGATATGAACATTAACAATCACCATGCCCTCGATTTTTGCCACCCGCGCGCTTTCAGGATAAACTAGGTTTTTCTGGATAGCTTCAAATCCTTCCTCTGGAATAGGCGGTTCATCAAACGAGAGTAATTTCATTTCCGCACCCGTTGGTGGCTGAGGAGGAGGTGGTGGCGGACCTTCTCGATCAAAGACCTCTATTTGTTCCAATTTTTCTGTCGGCTTCTGATGCAATTTGAATCCCACTGGAACCGAAACCCAAACAGCCACAGGTTGACCTTTTTGTTTGGCTGGTAACCATTTCACTGCTTTTAGCGCAGCCATCGCCGCCTCATCACAACCAAAAATCTTGTCCAATGACTGAAACACCTTCGCCGAGTCAATCTGACCATCGACGTTGACGTGAACATAAATGATAGCCGTTCCCTCAATGCCAGCCTCCCTGGCTTTCTCTGGATAGATCAAATGCTCTTGAATTGCTCTAAATCCGCCAATAGGCACCGGTGGCTGATCATAAGCAACAAAAAAGCTACTAGTATCTCCAGGTTTGACCCTCTGCTGGGGTTGTTGTGGGATCGTTTTCTGGGCTGCAGCCTCTCGCCTTTCGCTCTCGCGCTGCGGCGTTTCGGTCTGTCGCTGGCAGGACAAGGCAACTCCCAAGACGATCATTGCAATGATCGCCAACTTCTGGAGCAAATTTAAACGGATCATAACGGTCTCCTTTCGATTTAGAATGTAATTGAACCGCTGAAGAATGAGTTTTTTCGATTGATGAAAATAGCTGGTGAGAGCTGGTGCATGACTCCAACTTGCGGTCTGATGAATTGACCTCAAAAGCAATTTGCTGTATTCCACCCGTCTCCCCTGCAGATAATGGATGACAAAATCATCGCAGGCCTGCTCGCGATACCGGGACAATTGCTGATTTGCGATCCAGACCAGTGGATGAAAAAAGAATAAAATCTGAAGTATATTTTGGATCGGGATGATCCAAAGGTCCTTGCGGTTGATATGGGCGTATTCATGTAGCAATAGTGCCTTCAGCTCTCTATCTGGCCAGGAGAGAGTTGCTTCTGGCAGGTAGATTTTTGGTCGCATGATTCCCCAGGTAAAAGGTGCCGAAATGCCTGGCACAACCAACAGCCGTACTCGCTTTGCCCCAAATATATCGAAGCAAAGTCGATGGTAATCGGTCAGCTCGATACCTCTGCCGATGACCTTGGTTCGAAATCGAACGAGCTGATAAAGCCAATAGCCCAACAGACCAACAACAACGCTTCCCCAGATGATCAAAAGATATCCCTGGAAGCTCAATCCAGCAGGCTGATTCGATGCAATCTCAACTTCTGGAAGCATCAGCGTGGGAATCCATTGTGGAACTATCAGCGAAGTTTTCGAGATAAAATTTGGTAGGGCAATTTTTGGGGGTACTAGGACCTTCATCAAACCCACCAACCAAATAAAGTAGAGGAATCGAGCCTGTTGCTTTTTGAACACCAGAGCGATAACGAAGACAAAAGCAAGAAAAAAGCCCCATTGGATCGAGATCATGGTGATGTGATCATACCAGGCTCTGGCAAATCCTTCGATTCTCGCGAGATTAACCGGCATGCTAATCCTCCTCTCTGGCTCGGATAAGTTGTTTGATTTGATCCAGTTCTTCCTGGGATAATTTAGTCGATTCTAATAGAAAAGCAGCGAGTCGAAAGAACGAACCTTCGAACGCCTGCGAGACCAAATATTCAGTGGCATTCTGCCGCAGAAAATTTTTATCGACCGCCGCATGATAATAATTGACTAAGCCGAGCTTCTGCTTTCGGAGTAAACCTTTTTCCACCATCCGATCCATATAGGTCTGAACGGTTGTGTAGGCCTTTTCAGCTTCTGGAAATAAGGTTTCCCATACTTCTCTGACAGACATGACCCCTTTTTGCCAGAGCACCTGCATGATTTGCCATTCTAACTCAGATAGATTCATCTGATTTTTCATATCGCTTCCTATGCAATTAGTAGTTTTACTACTTTTGTAGTAACAAATATAATAAATTTGATATTCATTGTCAAGAAAAATTTTTGAATTTGTTCTTTATTTAACAAAAAAACAGTTGCGCATCGGGCAGAAAAATGTTATAATTAAATGATGCGTAAGAAGGGGTGAATGCCAAATTTGCAAGATCAAATCATTATTTGGAGAAAAGCATGAAAAAAATGTTTTTGGCAGTTGCGATCGGGATCATTTGGGCGGTTCAATTGTTAGCCCAAACCTCAAGCTCGAAATACATTGATATGCTATGCGCCGAGTTAGAGCGCTACATGGCGATTCGGTTTGATGAATGGAAGTACACCACTCAGATGGCGATTGATGCATGGCGTCCCAATTACGATGACGTGGGTTGGAAAACGATCAGGATCGATGAGAGCATCTACCCTGACTCCGCGTGGTTAAGAAAAACGATCTTTGTCCCTGAGCGAATTCTTGGAATGCCAGTTTTGGGAGGGACGATCCGCCTGGTTGTCTCAGTAGACGATGCAGGGATTTGTTGGATCAATGGCGAAAAGAAGGGGCTATTCAAATGGACTGGAGAATATTTGCTGACACGAGATGCGAAGCCAGGGCAGGCTTTTTCTGTCGCGATCAAAGCAATCAACACGGGTGGCCCGATGCGGCTATTGGAGGCAAGATTGGTATGGGATCGGGCGAAACCGCTGGCGGACAAAGTCCAAGATTATATTTTAAGCCTGCGTGTGGGACAAAAATTATTGAGCGGTGATACCTACTTGAAAACCGGGCGTGTGCAATTGGATCGCGGTATTGATCTCAGCACCGTTCCGACCAAGCAGCGAACCCAGCTTCGCAAACAATTGGAGGAGGCTGCCAGACTCGTCGAAGTCACTGCCTTAAAAAATGGCTATCCCCAAATTTTTGAGGCGTCATTAGAAAAATCCCGGCAAGCCCTTAGACCGATCGGCAAATTTGCCAAGGAATTTACTCTAATATTTGATTCCAACGCCCACATCGATTGTGCCTGGCTGTGGCGATATTTGGAGACCATCAATGTCGCTAAAAATACATTCAGCTCAGTATTAGACATGATGGAAGCACGACCCGATTTCACCTATACCCAAAGTCAGGCCCATCTCTATTGGTGGATGGAAACATTGCATCCAAACGTCTTTCAGCGGATCCAACAGCGCGTCGCCGATGGTCGTTGGGAAATTGTTGGCGGGATGTGGGTAGAACCCGATTGCAACCTCATCTCTGGCGAATCATGGGCCAGGCAATTGCTTTATGGAAAGCGCTATTTCAGAGAGAAATTTGGGGTTGATGTGAAGATCGGATGGAACCCAGATTCATTTGGCTATAATTGGAATATGCCGCAGTTTTACCGTGATGCTGGCATCACTGCTTTCATCACTCAAAAGATCGGCTGGAACGACACCAATATGTTCCCATATCGCTTATTCTGGTGGCAAGCCCCCGATGGAACGAAAATCTTAACCTATTTCCCAAATGATTATGTCAATGAGATCAAGAATCCGTTCGCCTTGGTCGATTGGCTTCGCCAATTTGAGGCCAATACCGGCTTGAAAAACATGCTGGTACTCTACGGTGTGGGGGATCATGGTGGCGGCCCAGATCTAGAAATGATCAATCGGATTGAGGCCTTGAAGAAATTGGACATTTATCCCACCGTTCGTTACGGCACTGCTAGTGAATATCTGGATTGGATTCGTAGCCAAGACCTCAGCAATCTGCCAGTATGGACCGACGAGCTTTATTTGGAATATCATCGTGGCACTTATACCACACAATCGAACACCAAGCGACATCATCGCGAAAGCGAACAGTTGTTCGGTAATGCCGAACAAATCGCGGCGATCGCCGGTCTGTATGGGCACCCTTATCATCGCACCGATATGCTTGCTGGCTGGCGAGGCGTGCTGTTCAACCAATTTCATGATATCCTACCAGGATCGAGCATTTATGCGGTCTATAAGGATGCGGACGAACTCTATCAGCAGAGCCAGCAAATAGCCAAGCACGAATTAGAAACATCGCTAAAGTTTCTTGCAACGCTGATTAATACGAAAACAAAAAAGAACGTCACTCCAGTACTTATCTATAATCCCTTGGCTTGGACGCGCACCGATATTGTGGAGCTTCTCCTGCCCGAAGATGATCATCAAATTTATTCTCTATTCAACAGCCAGGGCAAAGCGATTCCTTCGCAGATCGTCTCAGCTGGAAGATACCGAAATAAGATTCTGTTCATTGCCGAAGATATTCCAGCCATGGGATATGCAGTTTACGAATTGCGCTCGCAACCGCCGAATCAATGGCAACACCTCAGCGCCACAGATCTTTCTGCTGAAAATGAGTTCTATCGGTTATCCATTGATTCTACCACAGGCTGGTTAAGCAGCATCTATGATAAACGATTGGAACGAGAACTCTTGTCCGGGCCTGGCAATGAACTTCAATTAATCAAAGATACCCCCAGTGCCTGGGATGCATGGAATCTGGGATTGGGAGAACGTTACCCCAGCAATTTTCGCGGTGCGAGGTTAATCGAGGAGGGCCCAGTGCGATCAGTGATTCGCGTTCAACATGATTTTTTAAAACCTGGTGTAGAAAAAAGCTATCCGACTCCCAATAATCCCAATAGCTATTTCACCCAGGACATCATTTTATACCGCGGCATCGATCGCATCGATTTTGTGACCGAAGCAGATTGGTGGGAAGAGCATGTGATGTTGAAAGTGGCGTTTGCCGTTGCCGCATCGGACAGCCTCGCAAGTTACGAAATCCCTTTCGGCACCATTCGTCGACCAACGACCATGCGAAACGACTGGGAAAAGGCACGGTTTGAGGTGAACCAGCACCATTGGTTCGATCTGACCGATGCCACGCAACAATTTGGTGTCAGCTTGTTGAATCGCGCTAAATATGGCGGCGATATTCATGGTCAGGTGATGCGGCTCAGCTTGCTCCGCTCTCCCAAATGGCCAGACCCCATGGCTGATATGGGCAAACACCGCATCGAATATTCTCTTTATCCTCATAGTGGCGATTGGAAAACTGGAAACAGTATCCGCAGAGGCTATGAATATAATTATCCGCTGCTGGCGCGAATTATCAGTTCACAAAAGGGTAAGCTGCCCAAGGTCCATTCGTTCATTTCTGTTGCGCCAGAAAACGTGCTCCTTGCTACCATCAAAATCGCCGAGCCGGAAAAAAGTTTCGATTTCGATGCCCAGGCAGACCCCCATATTTGGATCGTTCGACTCTATGAAACTCACGGAGAAGCTGCTGAAACCGTGGTTCGATTCCCACGCCCAGTGAAACGAGCTTGTAAGTCGAACTTTTTAGAAGAAGAAGGCGAGCCTCTCACATTCGAGGCCAATCAAGTGAAATTCAACTTGAACGCGCATCAAATTATTACGATCAAAGTTTGGTTGGAATAAAAAAGCCTCCCAGAGTCCAATTGCGGCTATGATGAGGATGCGGAGCCGACTCTGGGAGGCCGCTGTGGAGGGAGGAAGCTCTTTGCTCAACAAATGTTCATTCCCTCAACTCTCTG containing:
- a CDS encoding B12-binding domain-containing radical SAM protein; translation: MDPIKKILLINPPIQDFYQTEIRQQPLGLKYIQAMLDRAGFETHLLDCLASPQKHTIPVPKPLAHLKSYYHPNDLSPFKLFTHYRHFGLNFDQIAQRIRDYQPDLVGISCNFTPYFNTALETARLCKAVFPEVPIVAGGHHVTAAPIEVLKSGYFDFAILGEGEERVLKLIAALISNNPGALKAIDGLAYKDDGKIFVNPIRTYIENLDDLPVLTQNEKMAMLITSRGCPKNCNFCSIAKVMGKRVRFRSVDRVLDEIELGIKNGIRHFDFEDDHLTADRERAKQLFQKVIDRFSGYPLKLSAMNGVLADSLDEDLVRIMKAAGFEWLNIPLVSGSPKVQQEITRHQSYQHFSKVVFWAQHYGLKVVAYLILGLPEDTLDQMLADILFLADLPVVIGPSIFYPPPGALTFENCVRKGYISGVDLLLYRSTALPVETEHFSRTDLVTLFRLIRAVNFLKHWLGSGGSIDHADLAAHGFRYAGGLLIAERKLKPDEIGRLLLDELLSRFRLRGLVLRKGMGRRYEYEWLNYEVNQVLIERFLAGFSKSNIFRKWQELREKGYQM
- a CDS encoding glycosyl hydrolase-related protein yields the protein MSQPNLPNVLFFKTETNGHPLGYSYVTIANDPITIQPGDFLEYDIYIDLSSPLSQAGVDVHFLSGRAMRDSMVFDQHDMWSHPMTNLYDAVDTWYHRKMALTNLVGETVESVQVAVVSPVAGTYIACFKNICITRNGEVIHSFYREGDPKIITVKMSLAFFNEVVKAIYWDDFRRVKLQHIEPTRISPEIQIAEKLLNLQVEKTEGWRQLIEQAKKALNVTKYIENDDEGFNKSLTEVGKILAPILKQVKNFTIHFIGHAHIDMNWLWVWNETVAICQRDFETMTKLMEKYRFFTFSQSQVSIYKAVMKTRPDLFERIRNFVHKGQWEITAAMWVEGDENMAGGESLVRQFLLANRFLKKHFGVEPKVCWQPDLFGHVWTMPQILKKCGVKYYYFMRCGKDNPHVFWWEGPDGSRVLAATTPNYNGSIGYDTPNYGFELFRKQGIRDYVHVYGVGDHGGGPTARDIERGLAIGANPHLPSIKFNTVENYFDTVAAKYPNLPVVKDELQFIFEGCYTTHADIKLRNRRCENLFPLLEFYASMALPFELPYPKFILDEGWERACFNQFHDILPGSAIHATYQEAIPITDGFLRAGQQALQLSLATIANQIDTEKSESSPIVVFNPSNWERTDVVSVMLPILSNEWPEILNRDGQIVPSQVIERQCDGATVIFIADTVPSMGYKTYGWRRIDHEPSYKTDLIIHNNVLIENQHYRIALDEQSGQLSSVILKIDGKEFIRPGSRANRFQLLQEQPHDMSAWVIGPIAETIELTRPDRIEILERGPIRYLIQIVHRFRQSTFIQRVAIYSKLARIEFPSTVDWQEVGSRQTGNLFLKATFPLNLTSNSRAHFELPFGTIERPTNGHEYPTQKWLDLSDAEHGVSLLNDCKYGCDVNQTEIRLSLLRCSYEPDPIPDKGVHHFKYALLPHTGEWRSANSLRAGYELNQPLLAAMTDRHPGTLPLEHSFIQCSAENIIITALKQSEDDDSLILRCYETHGKATKAKFKFAFSISQANETDLLERDLATSQIELSENGFEIEIAPYQIRTFRLIREKIQWPRRHNFVPV
- a CDS encoding M56 family metallopeptidase, translated to MPVNLARIEGFARAWYDHITMISIQWGFFLAFVFVIALVFKKQQARFLYFIWLVGLMKVLVPPKIALPNFISKTSLIVPQWIPTLMLPEVEIASNQPAGLSFQGYLLIIWGSVVVGLLGYWLYQLVRFRTKVIGRGIELTDYHRLCFDIFGAKRVRLLVVPGISAPFTWGIMRPKIYLPEATLSWPDRELKALLLHEYAHINRKDLWIIPIQNILQILFFFHPLVWIANQQLSRYREQACDDFVIHYLQGRRVEYSKLLLRSIHQTASWSHAPALTSYFHQSKKLILQRFNYILNRKETVMIRLNLLQKLAIIAMIVLGVALSCQRQTETPQRESERREAAAQKTIPQQPQQRVKPGDTSSFFVAYDQPPVPIGGFRAIQEHLIYPEKAREAGIEGTAIIYVHVNVDGQIDSAKVFQSLDKIFGCDEAAMAALKAVKWLPAKQKGQPVAVWVSVPVGFKLHQKPTEKLEQIEVFDREGPPPPPPQPPTGAEMKLLSFDEPPIPEEGFEAIQKNLVYPESARVAKIEGMVIVNVHINDQGEVRETKVFSSTVDDACNNAAMEAIRSVKWKPAKLKGKPVDTWIHVPVRFKLK
- a CDS encoding BlaI/MecI/CopY family transcriptional regulator — its product is MKNQMNLSELEWQIMQVLWQKGVMSVREVWETLFPEAEKAYTTVQTYMDRMVEKGLLRKQKLGLVNYYHAAVDKNFLRQNATEYLVSQAFEGSFFRLAAFLLESTKLSQEELDQIKQLIRAREED
- a CDS encoding glycosyl hydrolase-related protein, with the protein product MKKMFLAVAIGIIWAVQLLAQTSSSKYIDMLCAELERYMAIRFDEWKYTTQMAIDAWRPNYDDVGWKTIRIDESIYPDSAWLRKTIFVPERILGMPVLGGTIRLVVSVDDAGICWINGEKKGLFKWTGEYLLTRDAKPGQAFSVAIKAINTGGPMRLLEARLVWDRAKPLADKVQDYILSLRVGQKLLSGDTYLKTGRVQLDRGIDLSTVPTKQRTQLRKQLEEAARLVEVTALKNGYPQIFEASLEKSRQALRPIGKFAKEFTLIFDSNAHIDCAWLWRYLETINVAKNTFSSVLDMMEARPDFTYTQSQAHLYWWMETLHPNVFQRIQQRVADGRWEIVGGMWVEPDCNLISGESWARQLLYGKRYFREKFGVDVKIGWNPDSFGYNWNMPQFYRDAGITAFITQKIGWNDTNMFPYRLFWWQAPDGTKILTYFPNDYVNEIKNPFALVDWLRQFEANTGLKNMLVLYGVGDHGGGPDLEMINRIEALKKLDIYPTVRYGTASEYLDWIRSQDLSNLPVWTDELYLEYHRGTYTTQSNTKRHHRESEQLFGNAEQIAAIAGLYGHPYHRTDMLAGWRGVLFNQFHDILPGSSIYAVYKDADELYQQSQQIAKHELETSLKFLATLINTKTKKNVTPVLIYNPLAWTRTDIVELLLPEDDHQIYSLFNSQGKAIPSQIVSAGRYRNKILFIAEDIPAMGYAVYELRSQPPNQWQHLSATDLSAENEFYRLSIDSTTGWLSSIYDKRLERELLSGPGNELQLIKDTPSAWDAWNLGLGERYPSNFRGARLIEEGPVRSVIRVQHDFLKPGVEKSYPTPNNPNSYFTQDIILYRGIDRIDFVTEADWWEEHVMLKVAFAVAASDSLASYEIPFGTIRRPTTMRNDWEKARFEVNQHHWFDLTDATQQFGVSLLNRAKYGGDIHGQVMRLSLLRSPKWPDPMADMGKHRIEYSLYPHSGDWKTGNSIRRGYEYNYPLLARIISSQKGKLPKVHSFISVAPENVLLATIKIAEPEKSFDFDAQADPHIWIVRLYETHGEAAETVVRFPRPVKRACKSNFLEEEGEPLTFEANQVKFNLNAHQIITIKVWLE